In Aegilops tauschii subsp. strangulata cultivar AL8/78 chromosome 3, Aet v6.0, whole genome shotgun sequence, one genomic interval encodes:
- the LOC109732239 gene encoding uncharacterized protein At4g28440: MATAAAAKRKPVFVKVDQLKPVTSGHTLVAKVLSSKTVLQKARAAGGPGPAAKPTRIAECLIGDETGCVLFTARNDQVDVLKPGNTVIIRNAKIDMFKGSMRLAVDKWGRVEVTEPASFGVKEDNNLSLVEYELVNVEE, translated from the exons atggccacggcggcggcggcgaagcggAAGCCGGTGTTCGTCAAGGTGGACCAGCTCAAGCCCGTCACCAGCGGCCACACGCTCGTCGCCAAGGTGCTCAGCTCCAAGACCGTCCTCCAGAAGGCCCGCGCCGCTGGCGGCCCCGGCCCGGCCGCCAAGCCCACCAGGATCGCCGAGTGCCTCATCGGCGACGAGACCGGCTGCGTCCTCTTCACCGCCCGCAACGACCAGG TTGATGTTTTGAAGCCTGGCAACACTGTCATTATACGCAATGCAAAGATTGATATGTTCAAAGGGTCAATGAGGCTTGCTGTTGACAAATGGGGCCGTGTTGAAGTAACTGAACCAGCAAGCTTCGGTGTAAAGGAGGACAACAATCTTTCACTTGTGGAGTATGAACTTGTCAATGTTGAAGAGTGA
- the LOC109732263 gene encoding uncharacterized protein: MLIRDQERIVNMNYIYNCNDTEALWMLRMKRAPFAMLVRTFRSRGLLEDSMHTTVEEQVGMFLHVVGHNQRFRVVHNTFRRSMETISRSFKQVLYAAGELRGWMIRVPRSQAATYRGRKHYTRQNVLATVDFDLKFTYVLAGWEGSAHGANILNDDMSRHDGINIPDGKFYRRDVGYACRPAVLPPFRKTRYHLNKFAGRNYPRTPQELFNRRHSSLRVTVERAFGALKNRFKILDQKPFHPYPTQVKLVLACCIIHNWILQWGVDEFVPEEEDVTPDEVINSGHGVEAFDNEAWKNKRLEWAQAMWDNRVQTRICSRRTSGRRRKRQQQKRGKGSSTSAAEEEEHEEEAPS, from the exons ATGTTAATCCGGGATCAAGAGAGGATAGTGAATATGAACTACATCTACAACTGCAACGACACAGAGGCTCTGTGGATGCTTCGAATGAAAAGAGCACCTTTTGCCATGCTTGTGCGGACGTTTAGGAGCAGGGGGCTGCTAGAAGATAGCATGCACACCACTGTGGAAGAGCAAGTTGGCATGTTCCTCCATGTTGTTGGTCATAACCAGAGGTTCAGGGTTGTACACAACACCTTCAGGAGATCAATGGAGACCATCTCCAGGTCCTTCAAGCAAGTGTTGTATGCTGCTGGGGAGCTCAGAGGATGGATGATCAG AGTGCCGAGGTCACAAGCTGCAACATATAGAGGTAGGAAGCACTACACAAGGCAGAATGTGCTAGCTACTGTTGACTTCGATCTGAAGTTCACATATGTGCTGGCTGGCTGGGAAGGATCAGCACATGGTGCTAACATTCTCAATGACGACATGAGTCGTCATGATGGCATCAACATCCCCGATGGCAAGTTCTACCGTAGAGATGTTGGCTATGCATGTCGGCCAGCTGTTCTTCCACCCTTCAGGAAAACCAGGTACCATCTGAACAAGTTTGCTGGTAGGAACTATCCTAGGACTCCTCAGGAACTATTCAATCGCAGACACTCCAGCCTTAGAGTGACTGTTGAGAGAGCTTTTGGAGCTCTGAAGAACAGGTTTAAGATACTGGATCAGAAGCCATTCCACCCTTACCCTACCCAGGTGAAGCTTGTTCTTGCATGTTGCATCATTCACAACTGGATCCTGCAATGGGGAGTTGATGAATTTGTGCCAGAGGAGGAAGATGTGACTCCTGATGAGGTGATCAACTCCGGCCATGGAGTGGAGGCGTTCGACAATGAAGCGTGGAAGAACAAAAGGTTGGAGTGGGCTCAGGCAATGTGGGATAACAGAGTTCAAACAAGGATCTGTAGTAGAAGAACAagtggaagaagaagaaagaggcaACAGCAGAAGCGAGGAAAAGGAAGTAGCACATCAGCAGCAGAGGAAGAGGAACATGAGGAGGAAGCACCAAGTTAG